Sequence from the Metopolophium dirhodum isolate CAU chromosome 2, ASM1992520v1, whole genome shotgun sequence genome:
atcaaaagaaaatttaaatgtagaaaTTCAagtacagaataataatttatgtattcacCAGTTTGAATCAAAAGAcattgttgaaattaaaaatcttgaaaatgtttGCAATGATAATGATCATGGTTATGAAAATGAAACTCATAATCAAGTTTTTCCAAACAACGTTCAACAATGCAAAGTAGaaattatttcatcattatcATCAAGTCCTGAAGATTTTAATGTATCAAGCAAATTAATTGAGGCAAAAGTAAACACAGAGGTAGAATGTCAAGTTTTTAATGGTCAACTATATAACCACCAGCTTGAATCAAACATTAAGAGTTTTAagaatatttgcaattctgttaTTCATTATAATGAAAATGATATTCATAATCTAGTTTGTTCAAATGATAAAGTTAAAACTACATCTACTTTATTCAACactgaaaaatttaattattcattgaCCAATACTAATGATAAACTGTCTTCtattaataataacgaaaagCCTATGCGGTTATATCGTACTATAAACCTGAAGGATGAACTATTAAATGGCATTCATCAGCATGGCATTCAGGATCTAATGTCATTGCAACAGAAATGCATGTTCCATTATATTAATGGGCATGATGTTATTTTTTACTCATACCCTTGTGTTGGGAAGTCAACCGTGTGCCTCATTTCAGTGTTGCAAAGGATTAACACTAGCTTAAATGAATGTCAAGCTATTATATTAGTTCCAACATTAGAATTGGCATTGTCTGCTCAAAaggtatttagtttattattagggCCATgtacagttttaatatttttaaattactatgttTTAGACAATGAAATCAATTgggaaatttttaaatgtttctacgTGTATTGGTGGTACCAATGTTCCTCGTAAACTTTCACCGGTCCCTCATGTAGTGATCAGTACTTTGCAAGGTTTATGTGAAATGATCAGTTGCAACTCGCTGTGtaaagattttataaaaatgcttataattgaTGATGCAGAAGAAATGTTTAAATGCAatggattttttaataaaattagacatattttgttattcctTAACAATAACCGTCAACTAATTATTATGTCCACTTCAAAAATAGAGGAAATCTTAGATCAGTTTTCTGACTTAATGAAGAATCCTGAGTATATTTTAGTACCAAATGAAAAACCTTCATTGAGTGGTATTTATtgatctttaatttttatattattgattatttaaaatttaaaattattaatataagtatttattcatAGATATATTACAGTATTGTGTTTATGTACCTGAAGAATGGAAATTTGATGCATTCTATGAACTCTATGAATCACTCAATTTAATACATACTGTTGTTTACTGCAACACATGGAGCAAGTCTCTAGAAATAGCAGAAAACATGCGTTTTAAAACATGTTTAGTCTCAGCTATACATAACGAAATGGATTCTCATCAACGGCATCTCATATTACATCAGTTTCAATCTGGTATTAACAGAGTGTTAGTTACTGCTGAACTACAGAGAGGCGAGGATTTTTCAGATGTAGCTtgggttataaattatgatcttCCTAAAAAGCCAAAAGACTATGTACGTAAAATTGTTGGTTGTTTTGACCGCAAAGtgaaagttattaattttatcaccACAAATGACAAAATAGCCCAAAAAGATATTGAGACTGCATTTAATGTAAACATGCTTAATTTACCTCAGGATCTTACTAATTTATGTGAATCTAATTtgatatctataataaattaatgatcaaatatttaattgatgttaaatataaataactgttattaatattttggaattattttacatttttagttatttagttattatttataattggtgcatatttactatattttatggttatttaaattttgtcaatgTATGGCCAGATACATTTGAgatgttgtatattatgtatactgtgcattgtaatattctattttccctgttatatttttttgtaaaatttatgggttactaaatttgtaaatatttatttttgtgttctatgtttttttattttaaatactccGAATCATTTGTTACTAGCATTCCAAACTCTGAagatgttttaattgtaaaaataaattaaaaaatgaatcatTATGGACTCTGGTTTATGAGGTAAGatttaatatggaattttttGTGTAGCATAAATGTTAAAAGTTGTATTTGAACCAATGTTTACTTCAATCAAGTTATGTAGTTTGTTACATTCTACTTAAAAAACTAaccgaaataatatttatggagttgttaacatattaattatttgtgaaTATAATCATcttataaagtaattattaagtacatGATATAtcgcaatatattttttttataattgaataatgtttggtttttataaataatttatagcttgTATATCAATTactttagtaaataatttaattaaaatataataattcagatACGGTGAAACTTCTATATTATGAGATGggcaacaaataatatttgtattatgaagaataaaaatatagaattaaataaatttggttcTAATTAGGTTTGGTTGATAAAAATACAGTGTACTCTCGAACCTCGATAACTAGAAATTCTAGACAtctcgaacaaataaaattacccttcaaataacaataacacataaaaaatttcaataacacaaaatttctagtaattcaaatttttttttcccctgTGAGCTTCAAGTTACCGAGAGTACACTGTTTTTTCGTTAAAcggaaacacatattattttttgtcacgcctctgcgttcatcgaATGCGCCATCACGGCCAAGGTATTCAGGctaggatctatgcaacaaccagactattctacgaaaacaatatttcatgaaagaaactatttgtttttatttattttaagcgtcatgcatggatgttataatatgaatataagatgtaaccaaaagtttatgttttgaaaGGACCGTGgtcatatttttactttaaaattatgaaatcttatcaggaaaatgtatataatatgaaaaaacgaatattattcttttattgcatttatgccaatgttgccaatcgaggtcgaccaaagttcttggtaaaaatgaatgatcgtgataatccttacaaattcctggataggtatttagtaggtatttagacctagtggtcatattttactttcaaattatgaaaacgtatcaggaaaatgtaaaaaatatgataaaacaaatattattctattattgcattttcgccaatgttgccaacgaaataggccaaagttcttAGTAAAAGTTAATgatcattataatacttacaaatttctgtataggtatttagtaggtatttagaccttatggtcatattttactttcaaattatgaaaacgattcagggaaatgtaaaaaatatgaaaaatgaatatcattctttatttgcatattcatcaatgttgctaatcgaggtcagctaaagtatttgttaaaaattaatgatttcgataattgatacaaattccTTAATGAGTATCTGGACCTTCTGGttatatttgtctttcaaattatgaaaacatatcactaaaatgtaaaaaatattataaaacaaatattattctactattgcattttcgccaatgttgcccaTCGATATAGGCCAAAGTTCTtagtgattatgaatgttcgtgataaacataaggaattgctttttaggtatttagacctagtggtcatattttactttcaaattataaaaacgtatcataaaaatgtaaaaatatgaaaaaacgaatattattcttttattgcatttttgccaatgtttccAATCGATGTCCACCAAAGTTCTTGATAAAacttaatgatcgttataatccttacaaattcctgtataggtatttagtaggtatttagacctagtggtcatattttactttcaaattatgaaaacgattcagggaaatgtaaaaaatatgaaaaatgaatatcattctttatttgcattttcatcaatgttgctaatcgaggtcagctaaagttcatggtgaaaattaatgatcgtgataattcttacaaaatcttttacaggtatttagaccttgtggtcatattttactttcaaattatgaaaacgtatcactaaaatgtaaaaatatgaaaaaacgaatattattcattcattgcatttttgccaatgttgccaatcgaaatagtcCAAAGTTCTtagtgattatgaatgttcgtgataaacataaggaattgctttttaggtatttagacctagtagaaatattttactttcaaattatgaaaacgtatcactaaaatgtaaaaatatgataaaacaaatattattatactattgcattttcgccaatgttgccaatcgaaataggccaaagttcttggtgattatgaatgttcgtgataatccttaaaaaatcttttaaaggaatttagacctagtggccatattttactttcaaattatgaaaacgtatcaggaaaatgtaaaaaatatgataaaacaaatattattctattattgaattttcgccaatgttgccaatcgaaataggccaaagttcatagtgattataaatgttcgtgataattctaacgaattcctttataggtatttagacctagtggtcatattttactttcaaattatgaaaacgtatcactaaaatgtaaaaatatgaaaaaacgaatattattctttcattgcatttttgccaatgttgttaatcgaggtcgtccaaagttctcggtgaaaattaatgatcgtgataattcttacaaaatcttttaaaggaatttagacctagtggccatattttactttcaaattatgaaaacgtatcaggaaaatgtaaaaaatatgataaaacaaatattattctattattgaattttcgccaatgttgccaattgaaataagacaaaattctctgtgattatgaatgttcgtgataaacataaggaattgctctttaggtatttagacctagtggtcatattttactttcaaattatgaaaacgtatcactaaaatgtaaaaatatgataaaacaaatatgattctactattgcattttcgccaatgttgccaattgaaataggccaaagttcttggtgattatgaatgttcgtgataaacataacgaattgatttttaggtatttagacgttgtggtcatattttactttcaaattatgaaatcgtatcatgaaaacgtaaatataatgaaaaacgaatattattcttttattgcatttttgccaatgtttccAATCAAGGTCAACCAAAGCTCttggtacaaattaatgatcgttataatccttaaaaatttttgtataggtattcagtaggtatttagaccttatggtcatattttactttcaaattatgaaaacgtatcagcaaaatgtaaaaaatatgatcaaacaaatattattctattattgcatttttgccaatgttgccaatcgaaataggccaaagttcatagtgattataaatgttcgtgataatcctaacgaattcctttataggaatttagacctagtggccatattttactttcaaattatgaaaacgtatcactaaaatgtaaaaatatgaaaaaactaatattattcttttattgcatttttgccaatgttcccaatcgaggtcgaccaaagttcatggtaaaaatttatgatcgttataatccttacaaatttctgtttaggtatttagtaggtatttagacctagtggtcatatttcactttcaaattatgaaaacgtatcaggaaaatgtaaaaaatatgatcaaacaaatattattctattattgcatttttgccaatgttcccaatcgaggtcaaccaaagttctgggtaaaaattaatgatcgttataatccttaaaaatttctgtataggtattcagtaggtatttagaccttctggtcatatttgtctttcaaattataaaaacatatcactaaaatgtaaaaaatatgaaaaaaacgaatattattctttcattgcatttttgttaaagTTGTTAATCgaggtcgtccaaagttctcggtgaaaattaatgatcgtgataattcttacaaaatcttttacaggtatttagacctagtggtcatattttactttcaaattatgaaaacgtatcactaaaatgtaaaaatataaaaaaacgaatattattctttcattgcatttttgttaatgttgttaatcgaggttgccaaagttcttggtaaaaatgaatgatcgtgataatccttacaaattcctgtataggtatttagtaggtatttaaacctagtggtcatattttactttcaaattatgaaaacgtatcactaaaatgtaaaaaatatgaaaaaacgaatattattctttcattgcatttttgttaaagttgttaatcgtggtcgtccaaagttcttggtaaaaatttatgatcttgataatccttacaaattcctgtataggtatttagtaggtatttaaacctagtggtcatattttactttcaaattatgaaaacgtatcaggaaattgtaaaaaatatgataaaacaaatattattctattattgcattttcgaaaaatgttgccaacgaaataggccaaagtacttggtgattatgaatgttcatgataattCTAACGAATTCCTTTCTAATCGAGGTAAGCTAAAGTTCtgggtgaaaattaatgatcgtgataattcatacaaaatcttgtaaaggtatttagacctagtggtcatattttactttaaaattatgaaatcgtatcaggaaaatgtaaaaaatatgataaaacaaatattatcctattattgaattttcgccaatgttgcaaatcgaggtcgaccaaagttcttggtaaaaatttatgatcgttataatccttataaatttctgtataggtgttcagtaggtatttagaccttatggtcatattttcctttcaaataatgaaaacgtttcagggaaatgtaaaaaatatgaaaaatgaatatcattctttatttgcattttcatcaatgtttcTAATCAAGGTAGTCCAAAGttctttgtaaaaattaatgattgtgataattgatacaaatttcttaatgagtatatAGACCTtttggtcatatttgtctttcaaattataaaaacatatcactaaaatgtaaaaatatgaaaaaaacgaatattattctttcattgcatttttgccaatgttgccaatcgaaatagtcCAAAGTTCTtagtgattatgaatgttcgtgataaacataaggaattgctttttaggtatttagacctagtagaaatattttactttcaaattatgaaaacgtatcactaaaatgtaaaaatatgataaaacaaatattattatactattgcattttcgccaatgttgccaatcgaaataggccaaagttcttggtgattatgaatgttcgtgataatccttaaaaaatcttttaaaggaatttagacctagtggccatattttactttcaaattatgaaaacatatcaggaaaatgtaaaaaatatgataaaacaaatattattctattattgaattttcgccaatgttgccaatcgaaataggccaaagttcatagtgattataaatgttcgtgataattctaacgaattcctttataggtatttagacctagtggtcatattttactttcaaattatgaaaacgtatcactaaaatgtaaaaatatgaaaaaacgaatattattctttcattgcatttttgccaatgttgttaatcgaggtcgtccaaagttctcggtgaaaattaatgatcgtgataattcttacaaaatcttttaaaggaatttagacctagtggccatattttactttcaaatgatgaaaacgtatcaggaaaatgtaaaaaatatgatagaacaaatattattctattattgaattttcgccaatgttgccaattgaaataagacaaaattctctgtgattatgaatgttcgtgataaacataaggaattgctctttaggtatttagacctagtggtcatattttactttcaaattatgaaaacgtatcactaaaatgtaaaaatatgataaaacaaatatgattctactattgcattttcgccaatgttgccaattgaaataggccaaagttcttggtgattatgaatgttcgtgataaacataacgaattgatttttaggtatttagacgttgtggtcatattttactttcaaattatgaaatcgtatcatgaaaacgtaaatataatgaaaaacgaatattattcttttattgcatttttgccaatgtttccaatcaaggtcaaccaaagttcttggtacaaattaatgatcgttataatccttaaaaatttttgtataggtattcagtaggtatttagaccttatggtcatattttactttcaaattatgaaaacgtatcagcaaaatgtaaaaaatatgatcaaacaaatattattctattattgcatttttgccaatgttgccaatcgaaataggccaaagttcatagtgattataaatgttcgtgataatcctaacgaattcctttataggaatttagacctagtggccatattttactttcaaattatgaaaacgtatcaggaaaatgtaaaaaatatgataaaacaaatattattctattattgaattttcgccaatgttgccaattgaaataagacaaaattctctgtgattatgaatgttcgtgataaacataaggaattgctctttaggtatttagacctagtggtcatattttactttcaaattatgaaaacgtatcactaaaatgtaaaaatatgaaaaaactaatattattcttttattgcatttttgccaatgttcccaatcgaggtcgaccaaagttcatggtaaaaatttatgatcgttataatccttacaaatttctgtttaggtatttagtaggtatttagacctagtggtcatatttcactttcaaattatgaaaacgtatcaggaaaatgtaaaaaatatgatcaaacaaatattattctattattgcatttttgccaatgttcccaatcgaggtcaaccaaagttctgggtatagattaatgatcgttataatccttaaaaatttctgtataggtattcagtaggtatttagaccttctggtcatatttgtctttcaaattataaaaacatatcactaaaatgtaaaaaaatatgaaaaaacgaatattattctttcattgcatttttgttaaagTTGTTAATCgaggtcgtccaaagttctcggtgaaaattaatgatcgtgataattcttacaaaatcttttacaggtatttagacctagtggtcatattttactttcaaattatgaaaacgtatcactaaaatgtaaaaatataaaaaaacgaatattattctttcattgcatttttgttaatgttgttaatcgaggttgccaaagttcttggtaaaaatgaatgatcgtgataatccttacaaattcctgtataggtatttagtaggtatttagaactagtggtcatatttgtctttcaaattataaaaacatatcactaaaatgtaaaaaatatgaaaaaacgaatattattctttcattgcatttttgttaaagttgttaatcgtggttgccaaagttcttggtaaaaatgaatgatcttaataatccttacaaattcctgtataggtatttagtaggtatttaaacctagtggtcatattttactttcaaattatgaaaacgtatcaggaaaatgtaaaaaatatgataaaacaaatattattctattattgcattttcgaaaaatgttgccaacgaaataggccaaagtacttggtgattatgaatgttcatgataattCTAACGAATTCCTTTCTAATCGAGGTAAGCTAAAGTTCtgggtgaaaattaatgatcgtgataattcatacaaaatcttgtaaaggtatttagacctagtggtcatattttactttaaaattatgaaatcgtatcaggaaaatgtaaaaaatatgataaaacaaatattatcctattattgaattttcgccaatgttgcaaatcgaggtcgaccaaagttcttggtaaaaatttatgatcgttataatccttataaatttctgtataggtggtcagtaggtatttagaccttatggtcatattttcctttcaaataatgaaaacgtttcagggaaatgtaaaaaatatgaaaaatgaatatcattctttatttgcattttcatcaatgttgctaatcgaggtagTCCAAAGttctttgtaaaaattaatgattgtgataattgataccaatttcttaatgagtatatAGACCTtttggtcatatttgtctttcaaattataaaaacatatcactaaaatgtaaaaaatatgataaaacaaatattattctgctattgcattttcgccaatgttgccaatcgaaataggccaaagttgttggtgattatgaatgatcgtgataaacataaggaattcctccataggtatttagacctagtggtcatatttcactttcaaattatgaaaacgtatcaggaaaatgtaaaaaatatgaaaaacgaatattattcttttattgcatttttgccaatgttcccaatcgaggtcgaccaaagttcatggtaaaaatttatgatcgttataatccttacaaatttctgtttaggtatttagtaggtatttagacctagtggtcatatttcactttcaaattatgaaaacgtatcaggaaaatgtaaaaaatatgatcaaacaaatattattctattattgcatttttgccaatgttcccaatcgaggtcaaccaaagttctgggtaaaaattaatgatcgttataatccttaaaaatttc
This genomic interval carries:
- the LOC132939537 gene encoding uncharacterized protein LOC132939537, which codes for MKKKKIIMDLEIEKYAKKQIQLQEQIKELFAEKKMLQDQICVLNECLSLEKVNRKISDLENKQKILTSLESMVNNLRTDIKPLDYLKQVLQRQLMVSTIPNNDLNIEERKCSESSLLTPSSICAIETLDSLSDVSSEESIMILSDYDVVSDEEVLNNSEKPVENKVMYDEALQMASSVHLTLVDHLNPNIGSIESIINNQVKDNNCCVQSNSKSTISSMNTNSKSEQLLDLYDVVNELDLLNCNGNENIEIKCDKRKAQSTLCKAHQPCLNDKEFDEIGIKTLDNKECNNVSKLVNDSWVKISSKEILEEKHVDVFLSITDSQKDNTVSKINTYVDTFDQNISEIKSLDNSCNNVDPNYENEIHKPGCTVNDDVCGNLLSFTEVNGSKENLNVEIQVQNNNLCIHQFESKDIVEIKNLENVCNDNDHGYENETHNQVFPNNVQQCKVEIISSLSSSPEDFNVSSKLIEAKVNTEVECQVFNGQLYNHQLESNIKSFKNICNSVIHYNENDIHNLVCSNDKVKTTSTLFNTEKFNYSLTNTNDKLSSINNNEKPMRLYRTINLKDELLNGIHQHGIQDLMSLQQKCMFHYINGHDVIFYSYPCVGKSTVCLISVLQRINTSLNECQAIILVPTLELALSAQKTMKSIGKFLNVSTCIGGTNVPRKLSPVPHVVISTLQGLCEMISCNSLCKDFIKMLIIDDAEEMFKCNGFFNKIRHILLFLNNNRQLIIMSTSKIEEILDQFSDLMKNPEYILVPNEKPSLSDILQYCVYVPEEWKFDAFYELYESLNLIHTVVYCNTWSKSLEIAENMRFKTCLVSAIHNEMDSHQRHLILHQFQSGINRVLVTAELQRGEDFSDVAWVINYDLPKKPKDYVRKIVGCFDRKVKVINFITTNDKIAQKDIETAFNVNMLNLPQDLTNLCESNLISIIN